ACGTCCAGAATCTTCTGACGCTTGAAAACTTCGAATTGATACGGCTGGACCAGAAGATCCTGATCCCGTTCTATATCCCACTTATCAGCGGCTTCGTTAATCGCTGCCTTGCTCCTCTTCCGCTTCTTCGAACTCTCTGCCTTCTCAATATTGCGATTGCTAGGCCGATTGGCTACGCCGCTCCGAAGACCGAACCTTCGGTTTCGATCGTCGTTCCGGCGCGAAACGAGGCCGGTAATATCGAGGATATCGTCAAGCGGCTCCCGGATATGGGGCCGGATGACGAACTCATTTTTATCGAAGGCAATTCTACGGACACGACTTGGAACGCGATCCAAGAGGTGCAGCAGCGTTATGGGGGCGAACGGTCCATCCTGATTGCCCAGCAGGACGGCAAGGGAAAAGGCGACGCTGTCAGGAAGGGTTTCTCCATCGCCACAAAGGATGTGCTGATGATTCTTGACGCGGACATGACCGTTCCGCCCGAGGATTTGCCCAAATTCTACAATGCGATCAAGGACGGGAAAGGCGAGTTCATTAACGGCACTCGCTTGGTCTATCCCATGGAAAAGGAAGCGATGCGCTTCTTCAACCTTCTGGGCAACAAGTTTTTCGCATTGGCTTTCTCCTTCGTTCTCGGCCAGAGGTACAAAGATACGCTATGCGGAACCAAGGTAATCAGCCGTTCCAACTATCTGAAGCTTC
The nucleotide sequence above comes from Rhizobium indicum. Encoded proteins:
- a CDS encoding glycosyltransferase family 2 protein; the encoded protein is MRDYFYSQLRRYIGLFVLGQNSVVEIDPTTPLLIGRFPQGKVTFRSRTQPAEPVNEFDEHKVVKIEDVTDTKPDYLVISGLIHYERDIQSMFAQARALCSPETRLVLTYYSSMWRPLATLASKFGLRRRVPESNWLAHEDVQNLLTLENFELIRLDQKILIPFYIPLISGFVNRCLAPLPLLRTLCLLNIAIARPIGYAAPKTEPSVSIVVPARNEAGNIEDIVKRLPDMGPDDELIFIEGNSTDTTWNAIQEVQQRYGGERSILIAQQDGKGKGDAVRKGFSIATKDVLMILDADMTVPPEDLPKFYNAIKDGKGEFINGTRLVYPMEKEAMRFFNLLGNKFFALAFSFVLGQRYKDTLCGTKVISRSNYLKLQANRSYFGDFDPFGDFDLIFGAARMGLKIVEVPIGYRERVYGETNISRWRHGAILLAMLVFAARRIKFL